From one Flavobacterium kingsejongi genomic stretch:
- a CDS encoding GNAT family N-acetyltransferase, whose translation MITIKEAKTKAELKDFIKFSFELYKGNPYWIPPIINDELEGFDKTKNPAFESAEAYFYLAYRDNKIVGKIAAIINWDEVNNQHKKKVRFGWFDVIDDIEVTKALLEKVYELGRKNNLEYTEGPMGFSNLDKVGVLTEGFDQMGTMITWYNYSYYKDHFEQLGFVQEKEYQENIFPFANVVANRDFFLKANDLITKRYQLKALGFTKTKDIMPYVDEMFDVFNNSYANLSSFVAINEVQKAYFKKKYISLINPEYIKFVLDKDGKLIGFSIVMPSFSEALKKANGKLFPFGFYHLLKAKKHSKEVVFYLIGIAPEYQNKGITALIFNEYYHTFKERGIISCVRTPELEENNAIHNLWKNFSPVTNKRRKTYRKTI comes from the coding sequence ATGATTACGATTAAAGAAGCTAAAACGAAAGCGGAACTGAAAGACTTCATTAAGTTTTCGTTTGAACTATACAAAGGCAATCCGTACTGGATTCCGCCTATTATCAATGATGAGCTGGAAGGGTTTGATAAAACCAAAAACCCCGCTTTTGAAAGTGCAGAAGCTTACTTTTACCTTGCGTACCGCGATAACAAGATTGTGGGTAAAATTGCAGCGATCATCAATTGGGATGAAGTGAATAACCAGCATAAAAAGAAAGTCCGTTTTGGCTGGTTTGATGTTATCGATGATATCGAAGTGACCAAAGCCTTATTGGAAAAAGTATACGAACTGGGCCGGAAAAATAACTTAGAGTATACCGAAGGCCCAATGGGATTTTCCAATCTGGATAAAGTGGGCGTACTTACAGAAGGTTTTGACCAGATGGGCACCATGATCACCTGGTACAATTACTCCTATTATAAAGATCATTTTGAACAATTGGGTTTTGTACAGGAAAAAGAATACCAGGAAAATATATTCCCGTTTGCCAACGTGGTCGCCAATCGGGATTTCTTCCTGAAAGCTAACGACCTTATCACCAAAAGATACCAACTGAAAGCACTGGGTTTTACCAAGACTAAAGACATTATGCCGTATGTGGATGAGATGTTTGACGTGTTCAATAACAGTTATGCCAACCTCTCCTCGTTTGTCGCTATAAACGAAGTACAGAAAGCCTATTTCAAGAAGAAATACATCAGCCTGATCAATCCGGAATACATTAAATTTGTTTTGGATAAAGACGGAAAACTAATCGGGTTCAGCATCGTGATGCCTTCTTTTTCGGAAGCGCTTAAAAAAGCCAACGGAAAACTTTTCCCCTTTGGTTTTTACCACCTGCTCAAGGCCAAAAAACACAGTAAGGAAGTGGTATTTTACCTGATTGGTATTGCTCCGGAATACCAGAATAAAGGAATAACAGCCCTGATCTTTAATGAATACTATCATACCTTTAAAGAAAGAGGCATCATCAGCTGTGTGCGTACGCCCGAGCTGGAAGAAAATAATGCCATCCATAATTTATGGAAAAATTTCAGTCCGGTTACTAATAAAAGAAGAAAGACCTATCGCAAAACGATTTAG
- a CDS encoding YfhO family protein yields the protein MKVLNKFYPHLLSVAGFLLIALIYFYPVLQGKEMLQSDIQQYTGMAKEQNDFRKEEKTEPYWTNSAFGGMPTYQLGAKYPHNYIKSIDGIIRFLPRPADYLFIYFLGFYGLLLVLKADPLKAFIGALAFGFSTYLIVILGVGHNAKAHAIAYIPLVVAGVIMVFQRRYIAGGILTMLATALEINANHFQMTLYLLILLLVIGIYFMVQIIKNKEYKVLLPIAGTFLIALILAIGANATSLMATKEYADFSIRSDSDLTYSPDGSKATSTNAMTYDYITEYSYGIAESLNLIAPRLFGGATHEKLGKDSHMVEFLQTQPISEDHYISEAQAVDYASQGMPTYWGDQPIVAAPAYIGAVVFFLFVLAMFVEKRKLKYAFLIGAILTLMLSWGKNFPVLTNLFLDFFPMYDKFRAVSSIQVIVELCMPVLAIMGLYSFFKSTKEEQWDGLKKSGMVSLGLIVLLFIAKSLFSFSGGNDAYYIQNTGPDFVNALKEDRRSMYTSDLLRSGFLILASAGILWCFIKEKVSHTTAVVLVGILMVGDLVLIDKNYVDNSSFVSPGQAEQPFEASQADLWIKKDTTDYRVFEVSGLLNGRTSYFHKSIGGYSAVRPKRMQQLFDYQLANNNIEVLNMLNVKYIIQKNEKGQDIPVPNPDANGNAWFVKSIETVQSADAEMKALDSLDSKITAIVNEKEFGSLIKAKSFTVDSSATIKMVQYKPNYLKYSSNNTNDGLAVFSEMYYKKGWNVTIDGKAAEHFRADYILRALNIPAGKHTIEFKFEPQVVKTGSMITLFSFIGMLIAIGGGIYYSVRKDKNKKSVNE from the coding sequence ATGAAAGTACTAAACAAATTCTATCCGCATCTTTTATCGGTTGCAGGATTCCTTTTGATTGCATTGATTTATTTTTATCCCGTACTTCAGGGAAAAGAAATGTTACAATCTGACATCCAGCAGTATACCGGGATGGCAAAAGAACAGAATGATTTTCGTAAAGAAGAAAAAACCGAGCCTTACTGGACCAATTCTGCCTTCGGGGGGATGCCAACCTACCAGTTAGGAGCAAAATATCCACACAATTACATCAAAAGCATCGATGGGATTATCCGTTTTCTACCCCGTCCTGCGGATTACCTTTTCATTTATTTCCTTGGTTTTTATGGACTGTTACTCGTCCTGAAAGCCGATCCTTTAAAAGCATTTATCGGGGCACTGGCCTTTGGATTTTCCACCTACCTGATTGTTATCTTGGGGGTTGGTCACAATGCCAAAGCACATGCTATCGCCTATATACCACTGGTAGTTGCCGGGGTGATTATGGTATTCCAACGCCGGTATATTGCCGGGGGAATTCTCACCATGCTCGCGACTGCATTGGAAATCAATGCGAATCACTTCCAGATGACCTTGTACCTGCTGATTTTACTATTGGTGATCGGGATCTATTTTATGGTACAAATTATTAAGAATAAAGAATACAAAGTACTGCTGCCTATTGCAGGGACATTCCTCATTGCCCTGATCCTGGCTATTGGCGCAAATGCGACCAGCCTCATGGCCACAAAAGAATATGCTGATTTCAGTATCCGTAGTGACAGTGATCTTACCTACAGCCCTGACGGATCCAAAGCTACATCCACCAATGCCATGACCTATGACTATATAACAGAATACAGCTATGGCATAGCAGAATCATTAAACCTTATTGCACCACGTTTATTCGGAGGGGCAACACATGAAAAATTAGGTAAGGATTCCCATATGGTGGAATTTTTACAAACCCAGCCAATCTCGGAAGACCATTACATCTCCGAAGCCCAGGCAGTGGATTATGCTTCACAGGGCATGCCAACTTATTGGGGCGACCAGCCTATTGTTGCTGCACCGGCCTATATCGGGGCAGTGGTATTCTTCCTGTTTGTATTGGCAATGTTTGTTGAAAAACGAAAACTAAAATATGCTTTCCTTATCGGTGCCATCTTAACCCTGATGCTTTCCTGGGGTAAAAACTTTCCGGTACTAACCAACCTGTTTCTGGACTTTTTCCCAATGTATGATAAATTCAGGGCTGTGTCTTCCATCCAGGTGATTGTGGAACTTTGTATGCCTGTTCTGGCGATTATGGGATTGTATTCCTTTTTTAAATCGACTAAGGAAGAGCAATGGGATGGCCTTAAAAAATCTGGAATGGTGAGTTTGGGATTGATCGTATTGTTGTTCATTGCCAAATCACTCTTTAGCTTCTCAGGCGGTAATGATGCCTATTATATCCAAAATACAGGTCCGGATTTTGTCAATGCGTTGAAAGAAGACCGTAGGAGCATGTATACGTCAGACCTGCTGCGTTCCGGATTCCTGATCCTGGCTTCTGCAGGAATACTCTGGTGTTTTATCAAAGAAAAAGTATCCCATACTACTGCCGTAGTATTAGTGGGTATCCTGATGGTAGGGGATTTGGTGCTTATTGACAAAAACTATGTTGATAATAGCAGTTTCGTAAGTCCGGGTCAGGCAGAGCAGCCTTTTGAAGCTTCCCAGGCCGATTTATGGATCAAAAAAGATACTACAGATTACAGGGTTTTTGAAGTAAGCGGACTTTTAAACGGCCGAACCTCCTATTTCCACAAATCGATTGGTGGTTATAGTGCAGTACGCCCTAAGCGGATGCAGCAACTGTTTGATTACCAACTGGCCAATAATAATATTGAGGTACTGAATATGCTCAATGTAAAATATATCATCCAGAAAAATGAAAAAGGGCAGGATATCCCTGTTCCTAATCCGGATGCCAATGGAAATGCATGGTTTGTAAAAAGCATCGAAACGGTTCAATCTGCCGATGCAGAAATGAAAGCACTGGATAGCCTGGATAGTAAAATAACTGCTATTGTAAATGAAAAAGAATTTGGCAGCCTGATCAAAGCCAAGAGCTTTACCGTAGACAGCAGTGCTACTATCAAGATGGTTCAGTACAAACCGAATTACCTGAAATACAGCAGTAACAATACCAACGATGGTTTGGCTGTTTTTTCAGAGATGTATTATAAAAAAGGATGGAATGTCACTATTGATGGTAAAGCAGCAGAACATTTCAGAGCCGATTATATTTTACGCGCCCTGAACATTCCGGCTGGAAAACATACTATTGAATTCAAATTTGAACCACAGGTAGTAAAAACCGGGAGCATGATTACGCTTTTTAGCTTTATCGGTATGCTTATCGCCATTGGTGGTGGTATTTATTATTCTGTCCGTAAAGACAAAAACAAAAAATCAGTAAACGAATAG
- a CDS encoding TonB-dependent receptor gives MKATFTLFFICMTYWLQAQTTLSGKVVDEKGLPVYGANVFLEGAYDGATTAENGTFEFTTEATGPQTLIISFLAYETSRVSITVEEAANMTLKLKSAVNTLDAVMINAGSFEAGDNARVSALKPLDIVTTAGSAGNIIAALQTLPGNQVVGESGKLFVRGGEADETQTYIDGIRVAQPYGASTNNLPTRGRFSPFLFNGITFTTGGYSAEYGEALSSVLLLNTIDEPVQEQTDISVMSVGAGLSKTKKWEQNSLTFNTSYIDLAPYQAVMPQNADWNRAYRSFSGESVYRHKTEAGLYKLYAAFDHADFDINQFNVNQVEKMRVDMNNNNVYVNGSYKGYFGSNWLLTTGLSYGYNQNKIGLDANRVQNAEHASHLKFKLRKTISERFKLNFGADYFYTNFSEDYTAFASNSYQSGYTSNIIAAYTEADVFFSKKLAAKIGFRTSQNELLQEFTVSPRLSLAYKTGKYSQFSTAYGTFVQAPKADYLKYASDLTNEKTQHYLVNYQYNEGGKTFRAEAYYKKYNDLVHYDTPTVVYNSVFRTNGSGYAQGLDLFWRDNKTVKNMDYWISYSYIDTKRDFRNYPKAVMPNFVAHHNFSVVGKYWVEGLKSQFGATYTFSSGRPYNDPNTTDFMASKTKSYNNLSLSCAYLLSAQKILYFSVSNVLGLQNVYGYDYATAPNAAGVYNRQAVVPTADRSIFIGFFWTISADKKTNQLENL, from the coding sequence ATGAAAGCAACCTTTACACTATTCTTTATATGCATGACCTACTGGCTACAGGCACAAACGACGCTATCCGGTAAAGTAGTGGATGAAAAGGGTTTACCCGTTTACGGAGCGAATGTTTTCCTGGAAGGTGCTTATGATGGGGCTACAACCGCTGAAAATGGAACTTTCGAATTTACCACCGAAGCCACCGGCCCCCAAACCCTGATCATTAGCTTCCTGGCTTACGAAACTTCCCGGGTATCCATTACGGTGGAAGAAGCTGCCAATATGACTTTAAAACTTAAAAGTGCTGTCAATACGCTGGATGCGGTGATGATTAATGCCGGCAGTTTTGAGGCGGGAGACAATGCACGGGTAAGCGCACTTAAACCTTTGGATATTGTGACCACTGCAGGTTCAGCGGGGAATATCATTGCGGCTTTACAGACTTTGCCGGGAAACCAGGTGGTAGGGGAAAGTGGAAAACTATTTGTGCGCGGTGGAGAAGCCGATGAAACGCAAACCTATATCGATGGTATTCGCGTGGCACAACCGTATGGGGCCAGTACCAATAACCTGCCAACGCGCGGGCGCTTTTCACCCTTCCTGTTTAATGGGATCACATTTACAACCGGTGGCTATTCTGCAGAGTATGGTGAAGCTTTATCCAGTGTATTATTACTCAATACCATTGATGAGCCGGTACAGGAGCAAACTGATATTTCGGTCATGTCCGTTGGAGCCGGGCTAAGCAAAACCAAAAAATGGGAGCAGAATTCGCTTACTTTTAATACTTCCTATATTGACCTGGCGCCCTATCAGGCAGTAATGCCACAAAATGCCGACTGGAACCGTGCATATCGTTCCTTCTCCGGGGAATCGGTATACCGCCATAAGACCGAAGCAGGGCTGTACAAACTCTATGCAGCTTTTGACCATGCCGATTTCGATATCAATCAGTTCAATGTGAACCAGGTCGAAAAAATGCGTGTGGATATGAACAATAACAATGTCTATGTCAATGGATCCTATAAAGGCTATTTTGGCAGTAACTGGTTATTGACTACCGGGCTCAGTTATGGATACAACCAAAATAAGATCGGGCTGGATGCCAACCGGGTGCAGAATGCGGAACACGCTTCCCATTTAAAATTCAAGCTCCGCAAAACCATCTCCGAACGTTTCAAACTGAATTTCGGTGCGGATTATTTTTATACTAATTTCTCGGAAGACTATACTGCATTTGCCAGTAACAGTTACCAAAGTGGCTACACCAGCAACATTATCGCAGCCTATACCGAAGCTGATGTTTTCTTTTCGAAAAAGTTAGCTGCCAAGATCGGATTCCGTACCTCTCAAAATGAGCTATTACAGGAATTTACAGTGTCTCCACGATTGTCCCTGGCTTACAAAACCGGGAAATACTCACAGTTTTCAACGGCTTACGGTACTTTCGTACAGGCTCCTAAAGCTGATTACCTGAAATACGCTTCTGATTTAACCAATGAGAAAACGCAGCATTATTTAGTAAACTATCAGTACAATGAGGGCGGAAAGACCTTTCGTGCCGAAGCCTATTATAAAAAGTACAACGACCTGGTACATTATGACACGCCAACAGTAGTATACAATTCGGTTTTCAGGACGAATGGAAGCGGTTATGCACAGGGGCTCGATCTGTTCTGGCGGGATAATAAAACGGTTAAGAATATGGATTATTGGATTTCCTATTCCTACATTGATACCAAGCGGGATTTCAGGAATTACCCAAAAGCGGTTATGCCGAATTTTGTGGCCCATCATAACTTTTCAGTCGTAGGGAAGTATTGGGTGGAAGGCTTAAAAAGCCAGTTTGGGGCGACCTATACCTTTAGCTCCGGCAGGCCGTACAATGACCCCAACACTACTGACTTTATGGCTTCGAAGACTAAGAGTTACAATAATCTGAGTCTGAGCTGTGCTTATTTATTATCGGCACAAAAGATTTTATATTTCTCCGTGAGCAATGTACTGGGATTGCAAAATGTATACGGGTATGATTATGCCACAGCACCCAATGCAGCGGGCGTATACAACAGGCAGGCGGTGGTTCCTACAGCAGACCGTTCCATATTCATCGGGTTCTTCTGGACAATCAGTGCTGATAAAAAAACAAACCAATTGGAGAACCTTTAA
- a CDS encoding aminotransferase class I/II-fold pyridoxal phosphate-dependent enzyme, translated as MVKDLFERIQNNKGPLGKWASQAEGYYVFPKLEGPLSNRMMFHGKEVINWSINDYLGLANHPEVRAVDAQAAAEYGAAYPMGARMMSGHTTLHEQLQNELAEFVQKEAAYLLNFGYQGMVSVIDALVTKNDIIVYDVDAHACIIDGVRLHMGKRFTYKHNDIESIEKNLDRATKMAETTGGGILLITEGVFGMRGQQGKLKEIVAMKAKYNFRLLVDDAHGFGTLGKTGAGAGEEQGVQDQIDVYFSTFAKSMASIGAFIAADKDIIDFLKYNLRSQMFAKALPSLLVAGALKRLDMLRTMPELKAKLWENVNALQNGLREKGFNIGDTNTCVTPVYLEGSVPVAMMLVNDLRENYNVFLSIVIYPVIPKGIILLRMIPTATHTLEDINQTLVAFENIREKLENGTYAKWAEERTVDVSEER; from the coding sequence ATGGTAAAAGATTTATTTGAAAGAATACAAAATAATAAAGGTCCGTTAGGAAAATGGGCTTCTCAGGCAGAAGGATATTATGTTTTTCCAAAACTGGAAGGACCGCTTTCTAACCGAATGATGTTTCACGGAAAAGAAGTCATCAACTGGAGTATCAATGATTACCTTGGACTTGCAAACCATCCTGAAGTACGCGCTGTCGATGCTCAGGCTGCTGCAGAATATGGTGCTGCCTATCCGATGGGAGCCCGGATGATGTCTGGACATACTACGTTACACGAGCAATTGCAAAATGAACTGGCTGAATTTGTACAAAAGGAAGCGGCTTATCTGTTGAATTTCGGCTATCAGGGAATGGTATCTGTTATTGATGCTTTGGTAACCAAAAATGATATTATCGTTTATGATGTGGATGCACATGCCTGTATTATTGATGGGGTAAGGCTTCACATGGGAAAACGTTTTACATACAAACATAACGATATTGAAAGTATCGAAAAAAACCTGGACCGTGCTACTAAAATGGCCGAAACTACCGGTGGTGGGATATTATTGATCACAGAAGGTGTTTTTGGAATGCGCGGGCAGCAAGGTAAGCTGAAGGAGATTGTAGCTATGAAAGCAAAATACAACTTCAGGTTATTGGTAGATGATGCACACGGTTTTGGTACACTGGGTAAAACCGGGGCCGGAGCGGGTGAGGAGCAGGGCGTTCAGGATCAGATTGACGTTTACTTCTCCACTTTTGCGAAATCTATGGCCAGTATTGGTGCTTTTATCGCAGCTGACAAAGATATTATTGACTTCCTGAAATACAACCTGCGTTCCCAAATGTTCGCCAAAGCATTACCGTCGCTTTTAGTGGCTGGTGCATTGAAACGTCTGGATATGTTGCGTACCATGCCGGAACTGAAAGCAAAGTTATGGGAAAATGTAAACGCATTACAAAATGGACTGAGAGAAAAAGGATTCAATATTGGGGATACCAATACCTGTGTAACTCCGGTTTACCTGGAAGGAAGTGTGCCGGTAGCGATGATGCTGGTAAATGACCTGAGAGAAAATTACAATGTTTTCTTATCCATCGTAATTTATCCTGTAATCCCAAAAGGGATTATCTTATTGCGAATGATTCCAACAGCAACACATACCTTAGAAGATATCAACCAGACCTTGGTTGCTTTTGAAAATATCAGGGAAAAATTAGAAAACGGAACCTATGCCAAATGGGCCGAAGAACGTACTGTAGACGTAAGCGAAGAGCGTTAA
- a CDS encoding response regulator: MNDKFLNLYLAEDDLDDSLFFEEILNEQPTPIQLTIAQNGEELMQLLGKAPVLPDIVFLDLNMPLKNGFECVNEILANEKLKDIKVIVFSTFFSPAVLDNLYDSGADYCIQKPSSFSEFSRIISYAIQLARASETQPGRDKFVLDRYAV, encoded by the coding sequence ATGAATGATAAATTTCTTAATCTTTATCTTGCGGAGGACGACCTGGACGATAGCCTCTTCTTCGAAGAAATTTTAAATGAGCAACCAACTCCCATTCAACTTACTATTGCACAGAATGGTGAAGAGCTGATGCAGCTGTTAGGAAAGGCTCCTGTTTTGCCGGATATTGTATTCCTGGATTTGAATATGCCTCTTAAAAATGGTTTTGAGTGTGTGAATGAGATACTTGCCAATGAAAAGCTCAAAGACATTAAAGTAATTGTTTTCTCTACTTTTTTCTCACCGGCAGTACTGGATAATCTCTACGATAGCGGAGCAGACTATTGTATCCAGAAGCCCTCCAGTTTTTCAGAATTCAGCCGGATTATTTCGTATGCCATACAACTGGCCAGGGCTTCAGAGACCCAGCCAGGTAGGGATAAATTTGTTTTGGATCGGTATGCCGTTTAG
- a CDS encoding DUF4834 family protein, with protein MQEASFTGFIKTLFYLVVFYYVFKFLFRLFAPIVLRNIVQKAEANFKQSQQQHYTSNNQNTTTQAPSFSRPKETKKVGEYVDYEEID; from the coding sequence ATGCAAGAAGCATCATTTACAGGTTTTATCAAAACATTATTTTACCTTGTAGTGTTTTATTATGTTTTTAAGTTTCTTTTTAGGCTCTTCGCACCTATTGTTTTGAGGAATATCGTTCAGAAAGCGGAAGCCAATTTTAAACAAAGCCAGCAACAACACTATACTTCCAACAATCAGAATACAACGACACAGGCACCTTCTTTTTCACGTCCAAAAGAAACTAAAAAAGTCGGGGAATATGTAGATTATGAAGAAATAGATTAA
- a CDS encoding glycosyltransferase family 4 protein produces the protein MKKVLIISYYWPPAGGPGVQRWLKFAKYLPESGVEPIVYVPENPTYPILDEKLIAEVPEGLTLLKKKITEPYKWASFFSKNKTKSFSSGIIPKSRKQSFLEKCLLMVRGNLFIPDARVLWVKPSVAYLKEYIAAEGIDTIITTGPPHSLHLIGMALKSELQLRWIADFRDPWTTIGYHKALRLSAYAERKHKMRESKVLRTADHIVVTSKTTKAEFEALTPQPITVITNGYDVEPVAKQTLDEKFTLAHIGSLLSERNPRILWKCLKELIKENPDFKKDFQLKLIGAVSQEVLDAIAEFRLGKYLNTMGYVSHQRAVEEQRKSQVLLLIEINSEETKSIIPGKLFEYMVSERPIIAMGPEDSDFEEIVRTTNTGVFIRYSDMDLLKETLLKYYKDYQNKTLQSHAVGLQHYSRKQLTKQLAELILK, from the coding sequence ATGAAAAAAGTACTGATCATCTCTTATTATTGGCCGCCAGCAGGTGGTCCCGGCGTACAGCGATGGTTAAAATTTGCAAAATACCTGCCAGAGTCTGGGGTTGAGCCAATCGTCTATGTGCCTGAAAATCCTACCTATCCGATACTGGATGAGAAACTCATTGCAGAAGTACCGGAAGGACTGACACTACTGAAAAAAAAGATAACGGAGCCCTATAAATGGGCTTCGTTTTTTTCAAAAAATAAAACCAAATCATTCAGTTCGGGAATTATCCCGAAAAGCCGGAAACAATCCTTCCTGGAGAAATGCCTCCTGATGGTACGCGGGAATCTTTTTATTCCTGATGCGCGGGTATTGTGGGTAAAGCCCTCGGTGGCCTATCTCAAAGAGTATATCGCTGCCGAAGGAATTGATACGATCATCACAACGGGGCCACCACACAGCCTCCACCTGATTGGAATGGCTTTGAAAAGTGAACTGCAGTTGCGCTGGATTGCTGATTTCCGGGATCCCTGGACTACTATTGGTTATCATAAGGCCCTGCGGCTATCTGCCTATGCAGAACGAAAGCACAAAATGCGGGAAAGTAAAGTGTTGCGTACTGCTGATCATATTGTAGTGACCAGCAAAACCACCAAAGCGGAATTTGAAGCATTGACACCACAGCCCATCACGGTTATTACCAATGGTTATGATGTGGAACCTGTGGCAAAGCAAACCCTGGATGAGAAGTTCACGCTTGCGCATATTGGTTCTTTATTATCGGAACGGAATCCCCGCATTTTGTGGAAATGCCTGAAAGAGCTGATCAAGGAAAACCCGGATTTCAAGAAAGATTTCCAACTGAAGCTGATCGGGGCGGTGAGCCAGGAAGTATTGGATGCCATTGCCGAATTTCGCCTGGGCAAATATTTGAATACCATGGGATATGTGTCCCACCAGCGGGCGGTCGAAGAACAGCGAAAATCGCAGGTGCTATTGCTTATAGAGATCAATTCGGAAGAGACGAAAAGCATCATCCCGGGAAAATTATTTGAATATATGGTTTCCGAAAGGCCTATTATTGCCATGGGACCTGAAGATTCAGATTTTGAAGAAATTGTACGTACGACCAATACAGGTGTTTTTATCCGCTATAGCGATATGGATCTGCTAAAGGAGACACTGCTGAAATATTATAAGGACTACCAAAACAAAACCTTGCAATCCCACGCTGTAGGGCTGCAACACTATAGCAGGAAACAGCTTACGAAACAGCTGGCCGAACTCATCCTGAAATAA
- a CDS encoding transporter, whose product MTRLKPTLLLLSLLATSLNYAQFTDAINSNRPGKSMSAFSVGKTVFQAEGGIYGISENHDILNYDAKGFGGELAIRYGAFKEQLEFVVELQYQADQYTTALQTTNRSGLKSTTIGAKYLVYDPFKNYEEKVNIYSWKANHRFKWRQLIPAVGVYAGANLVFGDNPYTFATDPSISPKVMVITQNHFGRWVVVTNIIADKISTDYPSYGGILTVTRGFNEKWSGFLEVQGYKSDFYSDGIFRGGAAYLIQENIQVDASISKNIKDTPSIFYGGIGISWRFDKNYKDVLIDSGKDSKGDKKAKKEKEEKKKRVDEIEGEPTTN is encoded by the coding sequence ATGACCAGACTAAAACCGACCTTACTGTTGCTTTCGCTCCTGGCAACAAGCTTAAACTATGCACAATTCACGGATGCTATTAATTCCAACCGACCTGGAAAATCCATGTCGGCTTTTTCTGTTGGGAAGACCGTTTTCCAGGCAGAAGGAGGCATTTACGGAATTTCAGAAAATCATGACATCCTGAATTATGACGCAAAAGGATTTGGCGGGGAGTTGGCCATACGCTATGGTGCTTTCAAAGAACAATTGGAATTTGTAGTAGAATTACAATACCAGGCCGATCAGTATACAACCGCATTGCAAACCACCAACCGAAGTGGATTGAAGAGTACGACTATCGGAGCTAAATACCTGGTGTATGACCCTTTCAAAAATTATGAAGAGAAAGTAAACATTTACAGTTGGAAAGCCAATCACCGCTTCAAATGGAGACAATTGATCCCTGCTGTTGGCGTTTATGCCGGAGCCAATCTTGTATTTGGCGATAATCCTTATACCTTTGCAACGGATCCTTCCATCAGCCCGAAAGTGATGGTAATTACCCAGAATCATTTTGGCCGTTGGGTAGTGGTCACCAATATTATTGCCGATAAAATCTCAACCGATTACCCAAGCTACGGCGGTATATTGACGGTTACCAGAGGATTTAACGAAAAATGGTCCGGTTTCCTCGAAGTGCAGGGCTATAAAAGTGATTTTTATTCTGACGGGATCTTCAGGGGCGGTGCTGCCTACCTGATCCAGGAAAACATACAGGTTGATGCTTCTATCAGTAAAAATATCAAAGATACGCCATCGATATTTTACGGTGGAATTGGAATTTCCTGGCGTTTTGATAAAAATTACAAAGACGTCCTGATCGATAGCGGAAAAGATTCTAAAGGTGATAAAAAGGCCAAGAAAGAGAAAGAAGAGAAGAAAAAAAGAGTGGACGAAATTGAAGGGGAACCTACGACTAATTAA
- a CDS encoding NYN domain-containing protein: protein MNLSKQDLKLAVLIDADNVPFSNVKGMMQEIAKYGTPTTKRIYGDWTTLHDKGWKSVLLEHAITPIQQYSYTYGKNSSDSAMIIDAMDILYSEKVDGFCIVSSDSDFTRLAIRLRESGMKVIGIGEKKTPNPFIVACDLFVYIEVIEGAKKKEPAKTNTITGIKKKEEKPPQQKVDIETIHLIEASIEDIADDDGWAFLGDVGNLIVKKKPDFDPRSYGFSKLTPLLKSMSDFLEIDERELDGKRIKHVYVRLKP, encoded by the coding sequence ATGAATCTGAGTAAACAAGATCTGAAATTAGCTGTGCTTATTGACGCTGACAATGTCCCTTTTAGCAATGTCAAAGGAATGATGCAGGAAATCGCTAAATACGGAACCCCTACCACCAAGCGTATCTATGGTGACTGGACCACATTACACGACAAAGGCTGGAAAAGCGTATTGCTCGAACATGCCATTACCCCTATACAACAATACAGTTATACGTATGGCAAGAACTCTTCTGATTCTGCTATGATTATTGATGCAATGGACATCTTATATTCCGAAAAAGTGGATGGCTTTTGTATTGTATCCAGTGATAGTGATTTTACACGACTGGCAATACGCCTCCGGGAATCCGGAATGAAAGTGATTGGTATCGGAGAGAAAAAAACACCCAATCCTTTTATTGTAGCCTGTGACCTTTTCGTCTATATTGAAGTAATTGAAGGTGCTAAGAAGAAAGAACCTGCCAAAACCAATACCATTACCGGAATCAAGAAAAAAGAAGAGAAACCACCACAGCAAAAAGTGGATATTGAAACCATACACCTGATTGAAGCCAGTATTGAAGATATTGCCGATGATGATGGCTGGGCATTTTTGGGGGATGTTGGAAATCTTATCGTAAAAAAGAAACCCGATTTTGATCCGAGAAGTTATGGCTTTTCAAAATTGACTCCCCTATTGAAATCAATGAGTGACTTTCTGGAAATTGATGAGCGCGAATTGGATGGCAAAAGGATCAAGCACGTCTACGTACGGCTGAAACCCTAA